The genomic window CACACTTGCCGCTTCGGTGGCCACACGCGCAAGTTCTACAGCGTGGCGCAGCACAGCGTGCTGGTCAGCAAGCATCTGTATCAAATGTCACTTGAGAAAAATACATTCGAGGATACAGGGGGGGTAACTAGAAGAGGATTATGCCTGTCCGGCTTGCTGCACGATGCCGCCGAGGCCTTCATCGGCGACATCCCCGCGCCGCTCAAACGTCTGCTGCCGGATTACCAGCAGATCGAACAGCGCGTCGAGCAAGCCATCTTCCCCGTCTTTGGCATGCTCTACCCGCTGCCCGCCGCCGTCAAACATGCCGACCTGCGCCTGCTCGCCACCGAGCGCCGCGACCTGATGCCCGAGCACGACGAAGCATGGGAATGCCTGAGAGGCATCGAACCGCTCCCCGACTCCATCGACCCGTGGATCCCGCAGGTCGCCTTCGTCCGGTTCATGGAGCGCTATGAAGAGTTGGGAGGTGTGCTGTGAAGATGGCCAAAGCAAACCAAGCCGACTTGGAAATGGCGATGGAGCTGACCAGCTCCCTTGATGTGCTTACCGGATGGTGGCCAATCGTCCCACTAGCCATCGAACAGGTCGGCGATCTTGAAGAAAGTGAACATTTCGACCGCGATGATGCGGAGCAGTGCCAGCGCGTGCTTGGATACCTCCTTGACCTTGCTGACAAGGCTTCACTGCTGCGCGTCACATTCGGCTGTGCTGTGATGCTCGATCCGACCAATGAGCTGGTTGACCCAGAATCCGACAGCATTGATCACCATCCAAAGCGCCAGCAGCGCGACGAGCTGCTGGAGGTGCTGAAATCCATCGTCGGAGAGATCGATGGCCCGAATAAACCATTCAGCGCAGATTCCTACCTGCCGCCACATCTGGTTGAAAAAGCCCGCGCCACCATCGCCAAGACAGGAGGTG from Ferriphaselus amnicola includes these protein-coding regions:
- a CDS encoding YfbR-like 5'-deoxynucleotidase, giving the protein MTPNTELSLLLQSGNYFDLINPRRCDIEIEDIAHALAHTCRFGGHTRKFYSVAQHSVLVSKHLYQMSLEKNTFEDTGGVTRRGLCLSGLLHDAAEAFIGDIPAPLKRLLPDYQQIEQRVEQAIFPVFGMLYPLPAAVKHADLRLLATERRDLMPEHDEAWECLRGIEPLPDSIDPWIPQVAFVRFMERYEELGGVL